One Mobula hypostoma chromosome 5, sMobHyp1.1, whole genome shotgun sequence DNA segment encodes these proteins:
- the ppp1r11 gene encoding E3 ubiquitin-protein ligase PPP1R11, whose protein sequence is MDIEAECSTMAEAAGTSATVTETVDGSQPADTENRSITIRLRKRKTNKKVEWSSDTVDNEHLGRRSSKCCCIYEKPRAFGESSSESEDEDGGCGNAHCIRGHKKAVHPSHSSEHSNQEHIGPPEN, encoded by the exons ATGGACATAGAGGCCGAGTGCAGCACGATGGCAGAGGCAGCAGGCACCTCGGCGACCGTCACAGAGACCGTGGATGGCAGCCAGCCTGCGGACACG gaaaACCGCAGCATCACCATCAGGCTGAGGAAGCGCAAGACGAATAAGAAAGTGGAGTGGTCGAGCGACACCGTGGACAACGAGCATTTGGGCCGGCGCTCCTCCAAGT GCTGCTGCATCTACGAGAAGCCACGGGCCTTCGGGGAGAGCTCCTCAGAGAGCGAGGACGAGGATGGCGGCTGCGGGAATGCGCACTGCATCAGGGGCCACAAGAAGGCCGTCCACCCCAGCCACAGCTCCGAGCACTCGAATCAGGAACACATTGGCCCTCCGGAGAactga